One Perognathus longimembris pacificus isolate PPM17 chromosome 2, ASM2315922v1, whole genome shotgun sequence DNA segment encodes these proteins:
- the Tfpi2 gene encoding tissue factor pathway inhibitor 2 — MDPARPLRVLLLQLLLLEVAPGLDAGASTGNNAQVCLLPPDQGLCRALLLRYHYDRYTQTCQPFFYGGCYGNANNFYTLEECEDACWKIEKVPFICRLEVNMGPCEQPRDQYFFNLSSMACEKFTSGLCEPNQNQFPDEATCRDYCLPKKKTPSFCYSPKDEGLCSANVTRYYFNARHKVCKAFTYTGCGGNENNFYYMEDCERVCTQALQKDEKKMPKRFFARKRLNLLKKHSRKNSSNVFTVLAEDY, encoded by the exons ATGGACCCTGCTCGCCCGCTGAGAGTGTTGCTTCTGCAGCTGCTGCTGTTGGAGGTTGCGCCTGGCCTCGATGCTGGGGCGTCCACAG GAAATAACGCGCAGGTCTGCCTTCTGCCTCCGGACCAAGGACTCTGCCGGGCCCTGCTTCTCAGGTATCACTATGACAGGTACACGCAGACCTGCCAGCCGTTCTTCTACGGGGGCTGCTATGGCAACGCCAACAATTTCTACACTTTGGAGGAGTGTGAAGACGCTTGCTGGAAGATCGAGA AAGTTCCTTTTATTTGCCGTTTAGAAGTCAATATGGGTCCATGTGAACAGCCCAGAGACCAGTATTTCTTCAACTTAAGTTCCATGGCATGTGAAAAATTCACATCTGGTTTGTGTGAACCCAATCAGAACCAATTCCCTGATGAAGCCACTTGTAGGGACTATTGTCtgccaaagaagaaaa ctCCATCCTTCTGTTACAGCCCAAAAGATGAGGGACTGTGCTCTGCTAATGTGACTCGCTATTATTTTAATGCAAGACACAAAGTCTGCAAGGCCTTTACCTATACTGGCTGTGGGGGGaatgaaaataacttttattaCATGGAGGATTGTGAACGTGTTTGTACACAAG ccttgcagaaagatgaaaagaagatGCCAAAGCGTTTCTTTGCCAGGAAAAGGCTGAACCTCCTGAAGAAGCACTCTAGAAAGAATTCTAGCAATGTGTTTACAGTTTTAGCTGAAGACTACTAA